Genomic segment of Candidatus Dormiibacterota bacterium:
GTCGAGGAGGGCGGGCTCCGGCACCAGCCGGACGGCGTCGTCGCGGCGGTAGAGGGCGACCCGGCCGTCGCCGCTGCCCAGCGGCCCGCGACCCACCCAGACCACCTCGCCGAGGGAGATGAGCTCGTCGAGCAGGCGCGGCTGGTAGTCGCGCACCCGCGACCCGAGCACGTCGCGCTCCAGCGTCGAGGCCGGGATCACCGCGCCCTGGAGGCCGCCCACCACCTCGAGCAGCTGCTCCAGCCCCCGCCGGCCGCCGTCCACGCCCTGCCAGGCGGGGAGGAAGCCGCTCATCGTCTCCACCGCCACCGGCTCGACCTGCCGGCGCAGCGCCGCGAGCGAGCGCCGCCGCAGGCTGCGCAGCACCTCGGGGTGGCACCACTCCCCGACCCCGCCGGTGGCGAGGAAGGAGCCCTGGAGCAGGCCGTCGGTGCGCGCGAGGCGGTGCAGGCCCGCCTCCACCGCGGCCACGCCGAGCCCCCAGCGCCGCGCCGGCTCGGCGGCGGGGAAGGGCACCCGGGTGCGGGCGTGCCGCCGCAGCAGGTCGCCGAGCGGGTCGGCACCGCCCTCGACGTGGGCGGCGGCGAGTCCGGCGGGGAGGGCGACGCCGAGGGCGTCGCGATAGCGGCCGGCGTCCTCGGCGGCGATCCACCGGGTCTCGCCGGCGATGCGCACCGCCACCGCCCGTCGCTCGCCCTCGAGGGTGGCCAGCCAGGCGGGGTCGATGCCGCGCCCCGCCGCCTCGGTGGCACCGAGGTCGCCGAGGCGGCGGAGCAGGTCGGCGGCGTCGTCGGCGTCGCGCGGCGGCCGGGTCCCGGTGAGCGCCTGCAGCTCCAGCTCGACGGCGGCGACGGCAGCGGGGTCGAGCAGCTCGCGCAGCTCCTCGGTGCCGAGCAGCTCGGCGAGCAGGTCGCGGTCGAGGGCCAGTGCCTGGGCGCGGCGCTCGGCGAGCGGCTGGTCGCCCTCGTACATGAACTCCGCCACCCAGTCGAAGACCAGCGAGGTGGCGAACGGCGAGGCCCGCTCGCTGTCGACGGTGACCACCCGCACCCTCCGCGAGCGCACCTCCCGCAGCAGCGTGGTCAGTGCGTTCATGTCGAACACGTCCGCAAGGCATTCGCGATGGGTCTCGACGATGATCGGGAAGGAGGCGTGGCGCGACGCCACCTGGAGCAGGTCGTGGCTGCGCTGGCGCTGCTTCCACAACGGCGTGCGCTCGCCCGGACGCCGCCGCGGCAGCAGCAGCGCACGGGCGGCGTTCTCGCGGAAGCGGGCGGCGAAGAGCGCCGACGAGCCCAGCGACGCGGTCACCAGCTCGGCGGCCTCGTCGGGATCGAGCAGCAGCTCCTCGACCGGCGGCGGCAGGTCGACGTCGGGGAGGCGGATGGCGAAGCCGTCGTCGCTGTGGATCGCCTGGACGTCGACGCCGAGGCGCTCGCGCAGCCGCGCGGTCGCGGCCAGCGCCCAGGGGGCGTGGACCCGGGCCCCGTAGGGGGTGAGCACGCACACCCGCCAGTCGCCGAGCTGGTCGCGGAAGCGCTCCACCACCACGGTGCGGTCGTCGGGGACGGCTCCGGTGGCCTCGCGCTGCTCGGCGAGATAGGCGAGCAGGTTGCGGGCGGCGCGCTCGTCGAGATGGGCGCGCTCGCGCAGCCGCACGGTGGCCGCCTCCTCGCCGGCCTCGCCGAGCTCGCGGCACATCCGGCCCAGCGCCCGCCCCACCTCGACCGGCCGCCCGAGGGCGTCGCCGTGCCAGAAGGCGGTGCGGCCGGGCTCGCCCGGGGCCGGGGTCACCTGCACCTGGGTCGGGGTGATGTCAGCCACCCGCCAGGTGGTGGCGCCGAGCACGAAGGTCTCGCCCGGCCGGATCTCGTAGACCATCTCCTCGTCCAGCTCGCCGACCCGGCGGCCGTCCTCGAAGAGGGTGACCGGGTAGAGCCCCCGGTCGGGGATGGTGCCGCCGTTGGTCACCGCCAGCCGCTGGGCGCCGCTGCGGCCGCGGACCGTGTTCCGCACCCGGTCCCAGACCAGGCGCGCCCTCAGCTCGGCGAACTCGTCGGCGGGATAGGCGCCGCTCAGCATCTCCAGGGTGGCCTCGAGGGCCCGGTCGCCGAGGTCGCTGAAGGGGTGGGCGCGGCGCACCAGCGCGGCCAGCTCGGCGACGTCCCACTCCTCGAGCGCGCACATCGCGACGATCTGCTGGGCGAGCACGTCCAGGGGGTTGCGGGGCACCCGGGTGGACTCGATCTCGCCGCGGAGCATGAGCTCGACCACGGCGGCGCACTCGAGCAGGTCGCCGCGGTACTTGGGGAGGACCACGCCCGTCGAGGGCTCGCCCACCCGGTGGCCGGCGCGGCCGATCCGCTGGATGCCCGCGCTCACCCCGACCGGCGCCTCCACCTGGATCACCAGGTCCACCGCGCCCATGTCGATGCCGAGCTCCAGGCTGGAGGTGGCCACCAGGGCGGGCAGCCGGCCGCTCTTCAGCGCGTCCTCGATCTCCACCCGCTGCTCGCGGGCGATCGAGCCGTGGTGGGCGCGGACCAGCTCCTCCCCGGCGAGCTCGTTGAGGCGCGAGGCCAGCCGCTCGGCGAGCCGGCGCGAGTTGACGAAGACGATGGTGGAGCGGTGGGCGCGGATCAGCTCGAGGATGCGCGGGTGCAGCGCCGGCCAGATGCTGCGCCGCGGGGCCGGGCCGGCCTCGCCGATCGCCGAGGCCGGCCCGGAGGCGTGCTCGACGCCGCGCTCGAGGTCGGCCATGTCCTCGACCGGCACCTCCACGCGCACGTCGAGCCGGCCCCCGCCGGCGCCGTGGCCGGCACTGGTGACGTCGACGATGGCGACGTCCCGGCCGGCGCCGCCGAGGAACCGGGCCACCTCCTCGAGCGGACGCTGGGTGGCGGAGAGGCCGATCCGCTGCGGCTCGACGGCGGTGAGCGCGGAGAGCCGCTCCAGGCTCAGGGCGAGGTGGGCGCCGCGCTTGGTGGCGGCGACGGCGTGGATCTCGTCGACGATCACCCAGCGGACGCTGCGGAGGGTGTCGCGGGCGGCGCTGGTGAGCAGCAGGTAGAGCGACTCCGGAGTGGTGATGAGCACGTCCGGCGGATGCCGGACCAGGAGCCGGCGCTCGGCCGCGGGGGTGTCGCCGCTGCGCACCCCGACCGCGATGTCCGGCACCGGCAGCCCCAGCCGCTCGGCCTCGAGGGCCATCCCCCGCAACGGGGTGCGCAGGTTGCGCTCGACGTCGAGGGTGAGGGCGCGCAGCGGCGAGACGTACAGCACCCGGCAGCGCTCACCCGGGGGCGGCGGCGCCTCGGCGGCGAGCCGGTCGATCGACCACAGGAAGGCGGCCAGGGTCTTGCCGCTGCCGGTGGGCGCGCAGAGCAGGGCGTGGCGGCCCGCGGCGATCCGCCGCCAGCCCCTCTCCTGCACCGCCGTGGGGGCGGCGAAGGTCGAGGAGAACCAGCCACGCGCAACCGGAGAGAAGAGATCGAGCGCCGAGCCCATGAGGCGAATTGTGCCCTCCGCCGGCGGATTCGACACGCCCGCCGGCGGCGCCGGCAGCGGGGCGCCGGCCCCGAGCCGGTGGGATCGTACCCGTCATATCGACCGAACAGGTCGACCAGCGCGATCGTCGGTCGGGTGGTGATCGGAGGGTCTCGTCCCCCTCGGCGTGCCGGCCGGGGAATACCTGCGGACGCGAAGAAGGGGCGCCGGTCCGCCGGCGCCCCTTCTTGCCTCGCGCGCCGGGCTGCTAGAGGCCCAGGATGTGGAGGGAGAGCCCGTTGAGGCTGTTGTTCAGAACGTTGTTCAGCTCGACGAGGCTGCTGCTGTTGCTGCCGCTGCTGCTGTTGTTGGTGTTGTTGCTCTCGCTCTTGCGAGTGCTGGTGCTGTTGTTGCTGTTCTTGTTGGTCTTCGACGACTTCTTGACGTTGGTGCCTTCCTCGTCCTTGGACTTCTTGTCCTTGTGGAAGGTCGTCGCCTGGGTGGTGGAGTCGGCTCTGGCCGAGGACAGGTGCATGACCGAGCCCCCGATCATCGCGGCGCTGAACATGGCGCCGGTGCTCAGGGCCACGATCCTGACCCTCTTGCGGTCGTTCCTTCCTGGCGTGCTCATCTGTAGATGCCTCCTACCCATGACAACCTGTCCCGCCCGGGCTGGTCGGGTGCGAGGCGACAGGGTATCGCAAAACGGGGCTCGGGTCGAGACATCTTCCGAATTTCGGCCATAACTGATCGCACACAGGGCCCGCAAGGGGTTTGGACGCCCGTTTACGGCGCGAACGACGCAAACTCGTCATGCCAGTATCCTCCAGCCACGACCCGAACTAGCCGATGCTGACGACAAACAGGCGTTCGGGACTGGACGGAGCGGGATGCCCACCCCGGCCGCCCTCATCCGGCAGCCGGCCGGCGCACCGCAGGTTTCCGGGGGGGTCGCTCGTTTACCTCAGTGAGCCGGGGCGCCCGCCAGCCCCGGCTCATTCTTTTTCCCGGGACCCCCGGGACCCCCGGGACCCCCGCTCGGCAGATCGAGACGCTGGGGCCGGCGCAGAGGGTCCGGAGCGGGATGGCGGTGGAGACGGACCGATGACCGTGTCCTGAGATACTTCCCCGATGCTCACCACCACCCCCTCCCCCACCACCGCGACCAGCTTCGAGTCCCTCGATCCCGCCACCGGCGAGCTCGTCGGACGGTTCC
This window contains:
- a CDS encoding DEAD/DEAH box helicase, giving the protein MGSALDLFSPVARGWFSSTFAAPTAVQERGWRRIAAGRHALLCAPTGSGKTLAAFLWSIDRLAAEAPPPPGERCRVLYVSPLRALTLDVERNLRTPLRGMALEAERLGLPVPDIAVGVRSGDTPAAERRLLVRHPPDVLITTPESLYLLLTSAARDTLRSVRWVIVDEIHAVAATKRGAHLALSLERLSALTAVEPQRIGLSATQRPLEEVARFLGGAGRDVAIVDVTSAGHGAGGGRLDVRVEVPVEDMADLERGVEHASGPASAIGEAGPAPRRSIWPALHPRILELIRAHRSTIVFVNSRRLAERLASRLNELAGEELVRAHHGSIAREQRVEIEDALKSGRLPALVATSSLELGIDMGAVDLVIQVEAPVGVSAGIQRIGRAGHRVGEPSTGVVLPKYRGDLLECAAVVELMLRGEIESTRVPRNPLDVLAQQIVAMCALEEWDVAELAALVRRAHPFSDLGDRALEATLEMLSGAYPADEFAELRARLVWDRVRNTVRGRSGAQRLAVTNGGTIPDRGLYPVTLFEDGRRVGELDEEMVYEIRPGETFVLGATTWRVADITPTQVQVTPAPGEPGRTAFWHGDALGRPVEVGRALGRMCRELGEAGEEAATVRLRERAHLDERAARNLLAYLAEQREATGAVPDDRTVVVERFRDQLGDWRVCVLTPYGARVHAPWALAATARLRERLGVDVQAIHSDDGFAIRLPDVDLPPPVEELLLDPDEAAELVTASLGSSALFAARFRENAARALLLPRRRPGERTPLWKQRQRSHDLLQVASRHASFPIIVETHRECLADVFDMNALTTLLREVRSRRVRVVTVDSERASPFATSLVFDWVAEFMYEGDQPLAERRAQALALDRDLLAELLGTEELRELLDPAAVAAVELELQALTGTRPPRDADDAADLLRRLGDLGATEAAGRGIDPAWLATLEGERRAVAVRIAGETRWIAAEDAGRYRDALGVALPAGLAAAHVEGGADPLGDLLRRHARTRVPFPAAEPARRWGLGVAAVEAGLHRLARTDGLLQGSFLATGGVGEWCHPEVLRSLRRRSLAALRRQVEPVAVETMSGFLPAWQGVDGGRRGLEQLLEVVGGLQGAVIPASTLERDVLGSRVRDYQPRLLDELISLGEVVWVGRGPLGSGDGRVALYRRDDAVRLVPEPALLDGPLHTRLREELGRRGASFFHDLHRGCGGGDPEELTDALWDMVWAGEVTNDSAAPLRLLGPRPRRTTGRRPLMRLAPPRAQGRWSLVAGLREPAASPTERLHALSASLLGRHGVLTREAVLAEGVPGGFAGLYPVLRAMEEAGRVRRGYFVDGLGASQFALPGAVDRLRAVRDEPPGVVLLSATDPASAYGATVPWPQLAGRAARAAGAYVVLEGGRLRLFLERGGRGLLTAGEPGPEALAALATVADRVGKLEVLTVDGEPVRGSAIEAGLREAGFGPSPRGMVLWSGAGRRLPVGA